A window of Helicobacter pylori genomic DNA:
ACCACAAAACCAAAAACCATGTTTTCTTTATTCACAAAATTCCACAGCGTATCCAACGCTACGCCATAAGTGAATAAATTGATATAGTATTGCCCTTGATAAGACTCCCTTTCGGTTAAAGTATTCCCCCCAAAACTAAAACTATTGTAAATAAACCCGCTATCGCCCACCGGAATACCCTTTTTCATCACGCCAAAGCGGTTGTGCGCGTAGTCAAAAAACCCATAATAACGCATGCCAAACCATTTTTTCTTACCCAAAAATTGTTTGTAACCCACTTCAACGCCCGCTCCTGCATAAGGCGGGAACTTTATCAAAGGCTTTTGAAGGCCATTTTCATTCACCATTTTCGTTTGGTTTTGTATCATGCTCACCTGGTAATTGACTCCCACAAAAGTAGCGCTCTCTTCAGCATTTGCTACAACGCCCAAAGCCCCTAATAATATCATTCTTTTCAACATTCAGTCTTTTCCCTTTATTCTTTTATAATCGCTTGACATTAATATTAGCTTAACATGGTTAAGTATTACTTATAAAGAAATAATAATATATTTTTTCTTAAACTCAATTAAAAACTAACCTTTTAATTCATTCCAACGCTTTGCAATAAACGCGCTCGTTTCTAGCGGCACTCTTAAAGCATAAACCTCATGATTGAGAATGCCCTGGATTTCTTGTTGCAACTTTAGGGCGTTTTTTTCTTCAATTTCAAAAATCAATTCGTCATGCACTTGCAAAAGCAACCTCACTGAAGAATCATTTTTAAAGCGCTCGCTCACTTTGAGCATGCCTAATTTCAATAAATCGCTTGCACTCCCTTGAAAAATCGCATTCACGCCCTCTCGCAAATAATTGCCCTTGACATAATCATTAACGCCGTTAAAGTCAAACACCCGATAACGCCCAAGCAAAGTG
This region includes:
- a CDS encoding outer membrane protein; protein product: MLKRMILLGALGVVANAEESATFVGVNYQVSMIQNQTKMVNENGLQKPLIKFPPYAGAGVEVGYKQFLGKKKWFGMRYYGFFDYAHNRFGVMKKGIPVGDSGFIYNSFSFGGNTLTERESYQGQYYINLFTYGVALDTLWNFVNKENMVFGFVVGIQLAGDSWATSISKEIASYAKHHSNSSYSPANFQFLWKFGVRTHIAKHNSLELGIKVPTITHQLFSLTNEKGDTLQANIRRVYAFQISYLRDF